The Deinococcus sonorensis KR-87 genome includes a window with the following:
- the hydA gene encoding dihydropyrimidinase: MTLLIQHGEIISDGQRYRADILVEGETIRRIGPDLEVPEGAQVIDASGKYIFPGFIDPHVHIHLPFMGTFAKDTHTTGSQAALIGGTTTFIEMLAPAGTEELASGWKTWTQMAEGHSASDYSFHLGVTRWDDETEATLRGLVAQGMKSFKVFLAYKGAFGIDDHALYQTLKLARELGVIVTAHCENAELVAELQQKLLAEGKTGPEWHEPSRPEAVEAEGTAHFATFLEMTGAKGYVVHLSNARALEAALKAKDRGVDLSVEVVIPHLLLDKTYAERPGVEGAKYVMSPPLRDKRNQDPLWEALERGQIDTVATDHCPFDVAQKHLGDDDFTRIPNGIPAIEDRVNLLYTYGVSRGRLSLERFVDAASTRAAQLFGLYPRKGTVQVGSDADLVIYDPAYRGTISTRTSHVNNDYSGFEGFEIDGRPSVVTVRGQVAVQDGAFVGDPARGQLLRR, translated from the coding sequence ATGACCCTACTGATTCAACACGGCGAGATCATCTCGGACGGCCAGCGGTACCGGGCCGACATTCTGGTGGAGGGCGAGACCATCCGCCGCATCGGGCCGGACCTGGAGGTGCCGGAGGGCGCCCAGGTCATCGACGCCAGCGGCAAGTACATCTTCCCCGGCTTCATTGACCCGCACGTGCACATCCACCTGCCGTTCATGGGCACCTTCGCCAAGGACACCCACACCACCGGCTCGCAGGCCGCGCTGATCGGCGGCACCACCACCTTCATCGAGATGCTGGCCCCCGCCGGCACCGAGGAACTGGCGAGCGGCTGGAAGACCTGGACACAGATGGCCGAGGGGCACAGCGCCAGCGACTACAGCTTCCACCTGGGCGTGACGCGCTGGGACGACGAGACGGAGGCCACCCTGCGCGGGCTGGTGGCGCAGGGCATGAAGAGCTTCAAGGTGTTCCTGGCATACAAGGGCGCCTTCGGCATCGACGATCACGCGCTGTACCAGACGCTGAAGCTGGCCAGGGAACTGGGCGTGATTGTGACGGCCCACTGCGAGAACGCCGAACTGGTGGCGGAGCTGCAGCAGAAGCTGCTCGCGGAGGGCAAGACCGGCCCCGAGTGGCACGAGCCGAGCCGCCCGGAGGCGGTGGAGGCCGAGGGCACCGCCCACTTCGCCACCTTCCTGGAGATGACCGGCGCGAAGGGCTACGTGGTGCACCTCTCGAACGCCCGCGCGCTGGAGGCGGCCCTGAAGGCCAAGGACCGGGGCGTGGACCTGAGTGTGGAGGTGGTGATTCCGCACCTGCTGCTGGACAAAACCTACGCCGAGCGCCCGGGGGTGGAGGGCGCCAAATACGTGATGAGCCCGCCGCTGCGCGACAAGCGCAACCAGGACCCGCTGTGGGAGGCGCTGGAGCGCGGTCAGATCGACACGGTGGCCACCGACCACTGCCCCTTCGACGTGGCCCAGAAGCACCTGGGCGACGACGACTTCACCCGCATTCCCAACGGCATCCCGGCCATTGAGGACCGGGTGAACCTGCTGTACACCTACGGGGTCAGCCGGGGTCGGCTGAGCCTGGAGCGCTTCGTGGACGCCGCCAGCACCCGCGCCGCCCAGCTGTTCGGGCTGTACCCGCGCAAGGGCACGGTGCAGGTGGGCAGCGACGCCGATCTGGTGATCTACGACCCCGCCTACCGCGGCACCATCAGCACGCGCACCTCGCACGTCAACAACGATTACAGCGGCTTCGAGGGTTTCGAGATCGACGGGCGGCCCAGCGTGGTGACGGTGCGCGGGCAGGTGGCGGTGCAGGACGGCGCCTTCGTGGGCGACCCGGCGCGGGGGCAGCTGCTCCGACGCTAG
- the preA gene encoding NAD-dependent dihydropyrimidine dehydrogenase subunit PreA, with product MADLSINFAGIRAPNPFWLASAPPTNSGPQIHRAFEHGWGGAVWKTIGAPVLNISNRYGGLSLGGQRLLAINNVELISDRPLDVNLREIAEVKRMWPDRAVIVSAMVDADPKAWRDIVMMIEDTGADGIELNYGCPQGMSERGMGAAVGQVPEMCQLNTHWVTSVTKLPVIVKLTPNVTHITDPAHAALAGGANALSLINTINSIMRVDLDTLQITPNIGGRGTHGGYAGPAVKPIALNMLTELMTDAEVLRSGVPICGMGGIQTWRDAAEFLLLGATSLQVCTAAMHYGYRIVEDMIDGLSNWMDDKGFATIYDVAGRSLPQVSTFGQLDLSYQAVARINPDKCIQCNLCYVACNDTAHQCIDLYAEGGIRVDPGFDPRMNGKGVADTRPTPVVREPDCVGCALCVNVCPVDGCIEMVSVPSGRESVTWDQLTAQRPAVTQQWAAMEAYRDEAGIEIH from the coding sequence ATGGCTGACCTGTCCATCAACTTCGCCGGCATCCGCGCCCCCAATCCCTTCTGGCTGGCATCTGCGCCGCCCACCAACAGCGGCCCGCAGATTCACCGCGCCTTCGAGCACGGCTGGGGCGGGGCCGTCTGGAAGACGATCGGGGCGCCGGTGCTGAACATCAGCAACCGCTACGGCGGGCTCAGCCTGGGCGGGCAGCGGCTGCTGGCCATCAACAACGTGGAACTCATCTCGGACCGACCGCTGGACGTCAACCTGCGCGAGATCGCGGAGGTGAAGCGGATGTGGCCGGACCGGGCCGTCATCGTGAGCGCGATGGTGGACGCCGACCCCAAGGCGTGGCGCGACATCGTGATGATGATCGAGGACACCGGCGCCGACGGCATCGAGCTGAACTACGGCTGCCCGCAGGGCATGAGCGAGCGCGGCATGGGCGCGGCGGTGGGGCAGGTGCCAGAGATGTGCCAGCTGAACACCCACTGGGTGACCAGCGTCACGAAACTCCCGGTGATCGTGAAGCTGACGCCCAACGTGACGCACATCACCGACCCCGCGCACGCGGCGCTGGCCGGCGGCGCGAACGCCCTGAGCCTGATCAACACCATCAACAGCATCATGCGGGTGGACCTGGATACCCTGCAGATCACGCCGAACATCGGGGGGCGCGGCACCCACGGCGGGTACGCGGGGCCGGCCGTGAAGCCGATCGCGCTGAACATGCTGACCGAACTGATGACTGACGCCGAGGTGCTGCGCAGCGGCGTGCCGATCTGCGGCATGGGCGGCATCCAGACGTGGCGCGACGCGGCCGAGTTCCTGCTGCTAGGCGCCACGTCGCTGCAGGTGTGCACGGCGGCCATGCACTACGGCTACCGCATCGTGGAGGACATGATCGACGGCCTGTCGAACTGGATGGACGACAAGGGCTTCGCCACCATCTACGACGTGGCGGGCCGCAGCCTGCCGCAGGTCAGCACCTTCGGGCAGCTGGACCTCTCGTATCAGGCGGTGGCGCGCATCAACCCGGACAAGTGCATTCAGTGCAACCTGTGTTACGTGGCGTGCAACGACACCGCGCACCAGTGCATCGACCTGTATGCCGAGGGCGGCATCCGGGTGGACCCCGGCTTCGACCCGCGCATGAACGGCAAAGGGGTCGCGGACACCCGCCCCACCCCGGTGGTGCGCGAGCCCGACTGTGTGGGCTGCGCCCTGTGCGTCAACGTCTGCCCGGTGGACGGCTGCATCGAGATGGTGAGCGTGCCGAGTGGCCGCGAGAGCGTCACCTGGGACCAGCTCACCGCCCAGCGCCCGGCCGTCACGCAGCAGTGGGCCGCCATGGAGGCGTACCGCGACGAGGCGGGCATCGAGATCCACTGA
- a CDS encoding NAD(P)-dependent oxidoreductase has product MEPASPPSFAFQELLPPFTAHEAAVEANRCLYCYDAPCLQACPTHIDIPTFIRKISTGNLRGSARTILESNFLGGTCARVCPVQELCEGACVLGKDHTPIAIGRLQRYAVDHVQERGVQLFQPGTPTGLRVAVVGSGPAGISASAELAKLGHSVTLFERRELAGGLSTYGIIVLREPVEVAQREVEALKALGVTVTTQTELTDRAGLDLLLSEYDAVFLGLGLGAVPAMGIPGEAHILDGLGVIEASKVAPETLRLGERVVVIGAGNTAIDAATVARRAGADTLMVYRRTEHEMTAYRHEYEFALHEGIRFTFLTQPIEVVAEGGQVTGLKCVQMRLGAPDSSGRPRPEAVPGSEFVIPCDTVIKAIGQEKPALAVALGLELEGGYIRVDDTLATSLPRVYAGGDCVRVRGSASTVMAVQDGKIAAAAIHAALSMAVPEHGAAD; this is encoded by the coding sequence ATGGAACCAGCCAGCCCCCCCTCCTTCGCCTTTCAGGAACTGCTGCCCCCCTTCACCGCACACGAGGCGGCGGTGGAAGCCAACCGGTGTCTGTACTGCTACGACGCCCCGTGCCTTCAGGCCTGCCCCACCCACATCGACATCCCCACCTTCATCCGCAAGATCAGCACCGGGAACCTTCGCGGGTCGGCCCGCACCATCCTGGAAAGCAACTTCCTGGGCGGCACCTGCGCCCGGGTCTGTCCGGTGCAGGAACTGTGCGAGGGGGCCTGCGTGCTGGGCAAGGACCACACCCCCATCGCCATCGGGCGGCTGCAGCGCTACGCCGTGGACCACGTGCAGGAGCGTGGCGTCCAGCTGTTCCAGCCGGGCACCCCGACAGGCCTGCGGGTGGCGGTGGTGGGCAGCGGCCCGGCCGGCATCAGCGCCAGCGCGGAGCTGGCCAAGCTGGGCCACTCGGTCACGCTGTTCGAGCGCCGTGAGCTGGCCGGCGGCCTGAGCACCTACGGCATCATCGTGCTGCGCGAGCCGGTGGAGGTGGCGCAGCGTGAGGTGGAGGCGCTCAAAGCGCTGGGCGTGACCGTCACCACCCAGACCGAGCTGACCGACCGGGCCGGTCTGGACCTGCTGCTCAGCGAGTACGACGCGGTGTTCCTGGGCCTGGGGCTGGGCGCGGTGCCGGCCATGGGCATTCCCGGTGAGGCGCACATTCTGGACGGCCTGGGGGTCATTGAAGCGAGCAAGGTCGCGCCGGAGACGCTGCGGCTGGGCGAGCGGGTGGTGGTGATCGGGGCTGGGAACACCGCCATCGACGCGGCCACCGTGGCGCGGCGCGCCGGCGCCGACACCCTCATGGTCTACCGCCGCACCGAACACGAGATGACCGCCTACCGCCACGAGTACGAGTTCGCGCTGCACGAGGGCATCCGCTTCACCTTCCTGACCCAGCCGATCGAGGTGGTTGCCGAGGGCGGGCAGGTCACGGGGCTGAAGTGCGTGCAGATGCGGCTGGGCGCGCCGGACAGCAGCGGCCGGCCCCGGCCCGAGGCGGTGCCGGGCAGCGAGTTCGTCATTCCCTGCGACACGGTCATCAAGGCCATCGGGCAGGAGAAGCCCGCGCTGGCCGTGGCGCTGGGTCTGGAGCTGGAGGGCGGCTACATCCGGGTGGACGACACGCTCGCCACCAGCCTGCCGCGCGTGTATGCGGGCGGCGACTGCGTGCGCGTGCGTGGCAGCGCCAGCACCGTGATGGCCGTGCAGGACGGCAAGATCGCGGCGGCCGCCATCCACGCGGCCCTGAGCATGGCCGTGCCGGAACACGGAGCGGCCGACTGA